The genomic stretch CGACGAGATTGCATCGCATCTAGATGAGGCGTTGCAATTCGTGGACCAACATCGAGACATCTGCGAGGCGAACGCTGTCATCATCTACGCGTGGAATGAGTACGATGAAGGTGGATGGTTGGCCCCAACGCGGGATGCGAAAGGCTTTCCAGATAAATCACGTCTCGAGGCGATCCGACAAGTGCTTGGGGAACGCCGGTAGACCAGAACCGGATCGTAGCCGGTATGAAACCAGCCAATAATTCGATAGCGACTTTCCAATGACCTCTCGCATCGTCCACTACGCATTGGGTTACAATCTTGAACAAGAGTCACTTCAGGCGACTTGGCTCTGTACTATTTTGTTGGTTGAGTCCATGCATCGCCTTTCTTGTTTCGTGCGGTGTTGCGACTGCGGAAGACCTGTCTTCGAAGGATCAATGCGCAACTCTTCATTCAAGGAGCGCGGAGTTTCGCTCTCTAACAATCCTGCTTTTCCATGTTTGATTGCGTCGGCCGGTTTCGCCTGCGGTGAGTGGATTGAGCTGGAGCGGGGTCCAGTGCAAATTGACATCCTGTTTGGAGAGATCGGAAACGACAACACTTCCGGTCTGCTACTTGTTGAACGCGAAGGCGAGCAATACGAAGAAACATTCTGGGGCCAACCGAAATGGCCGATTTTTCTAACCGAAAGTCCAAGTGACGATGAGTCGGCCGAGTTCGAGCGATTGGTCAATTATTTGGAACGGAAGACCATGGGATCGTTTTCCATATCCGAAGAAGCTATCTGGAAAGTGGCCCAGTGAAGTGATCCCGAATTGATCCGGTCGCGTGTCCTTCTGCCGGTGGGAGGATCAAATTGCATAACCGACCGTTTTTCTATTCATTACATACAAGCCTGTTAAAGAGAGAAAACCTATGAGACTTCGTTACGCCTTGCTCCTCTTGCCCATTGTTGGCCTTGCTTGCCTGTCAGCCAGGGCAAATGCCGAACCGGGACGACCACCGAACATCATTCTCTTTCTGGTCGATGACATGGGCTGGACCGACGGGGGTGTCTTTGGCAGCGAATACTACGAGACGCCGAACATCGATGCTTTTGCCAAACAGGCGATGCGTTTCACCAACGCCTACGCGCATCCGCTCTGCTCTCCCAGTCGGGCCTCTATCATGACGGGGCAAGAAGAATCTCGTCACGGTATCCTTTCCGCCCACGGACACGTTGAGCCGGAGCCTTGGGGAAAACAGGTTTATCAGCCTGCCACAAGCCAAGATGAATACCTGCTCACCAAGAGCCGCACTTACCTGAATCCTGACGCGACGACACTGGCCGAGGCCTTCCTCGGCGCCGGCTACCGCACCGCTCACATGGGCAAATGGCACCTCGGACTGACTCAGGAGCATTGGCCGGGCCAGCACGGCTTTGAGTTCACATTTCACTCTGCACCTGATACTGGACCTCCTGCAAGTACCTATTTCTCACCGCACGGGATCCACCCTGACGGAAAGCCAAGTGGCGATCATTGTGTCGGTAATATTGTTGACGGGCCAGAGGGTGAACACATCGACGACCGGCTCGGCACGGAGGCCATCAAGTACATCACCGAACATCAAGACGAACCGTTTTATCTGAACCTTTGGATGTATGACTGCCACGGCCCCTGGGAAGCGAAACTGGATCTTATCCAGAAGTTCGCCAAAAAAGAGTCAAAGCCTGATGGTCATACGAACCCGGTCTACGGGGCCATGCTGAAGACCATGGATGACAACTTCGGACGAGTGATGACCGCACTTGACCAGCTCGGTATCGCCGACAACACCATTGTCGTTTTCTTCTCCGACAACGGAGGCAACGTGAAAAGCATGGGGGCGAGCGAACAAAAGCGAAAGATGGCCAATCCAAAGAGCAAAACTTACGGCTACACAAAGATCTACAACGATTTCGCGGGCCTTCAGCATCCGACGAAGAATCTCGGTTTGCGGGGCGGCAAATCGGATCTCTATGAAGGCGGCGAACGT from Novipirellula artificiosorum encodes the following:
- a CDS encoding sulfatase is translated as MRLRYALLLLPIVGLACLSARANAEPGRPPNIILFLVDDMGWTDGGVFGSEYYETPNIDAFAKQAMRFTNAYAHPLCSPSRASIMTGQEESRHGILSAHGHVEPEPWGKQVYQPATSQDEYLLTKSRTYLNPDATTLAEAFLGAGYRTAHMGKWHLGLTQEHWPGQHGFEFTFHSAPDTGPPASTYFSPHGIHPDGKPSGDHCVGNIVDGPEGEHIDDRLGTEAIKYITEHQDEPFYLNLWMYDCHGPWEAKLDLIQKFAKKESKPDGHTNPVYGAMLKTMDDNFGRVMTALDQLGIADNTIVVFFSDNGGNVKSMGASEQKRKMANPKSKTYGYTKIYNDFAGLQHPTKNLGLRGGKSDLYEGGERVPLMVRWPEHIPAGSVSDAVVNNIDLYPTLLELTGQPEPDNHIIDGESFAKVLTEGAGGNQRTSVTYFPYHGGGISVRVGDWKLIRRYTRRPDQYEGLVELFNLKDDLGESRNLAAEMPEKVAELGKLIDAHFEKTGGLPPKPNPDFQQRTTATTNPKSPTSGLVAKQCRIDPIEGGIRVVPQGGQPFLGTAQVQFEGPITLHLQARGVDGKSGTGRVQWRTQEQAEFPATGQTVGFDISESTTWQDITVQVPVEGRSALLRLHVPASDGLDIRSISWKSQDEKMVQWDFSTAQ